From a region of the Lactuca sativa cultivar Salinas chromosome 4, Lsat_Salinas_v11, whole genome shotgun sequence genome:
- the LOC111884301 gene encoding pathogenesis-related genes transcriptional activator PTI5: protein MEPTSSVHELPLNENDSQDMFIYQVINEAEAIDGLGAGNPATGVSKSTLDPTRVINKSKHYRGVRRRPWGKYAAEIRDSKRHGARVWLGTFETAEDAALAYDRAAFEMRGAKALLNFPARLVTSMPKICQESSLNGKKWKGSCSSSSSGEVSSLKENFKATSGSSCQGNMLQLF from the coding sequence ATGGAACCAACTTCTAGTGTTCATGAGTTACCCTTGAACGAGAACGATTCACAGGATATGTTCATCTATCAAGTCATTAACGAGGCTGAAGCCATTGATGGCCTTGGAGCTGGAAATCCCGCTACCGGTGTTTCCAAAAGTACCCTTGACCCAACTCGTGTCATAAACAAGAGCAAACATTACAGAGGTGTAAGGCGTCGTCCATGGGGTAAATATGCAGCAGAGATCCGTGACTCCAAGCGACATGGCGCAAGAGTGTGGTTGGGGACTTTTGAAACAGCTGAGGATGCTGCGTTGGCTTACGACAGGGCTGCCTTTGAGATGAGAGGTGCAAAGGCTCTTCTGAACTTCCCAGCTCGACTTGTGACATCGATGCCGAAAATTTGCCAAGAATCAAGCTTGAACGGAAAGAAATGGAAAGGGTCGTGTTCGAGTAGTAGTTCTGGTGAGGTATCGAgcctaaaagaaaattttaaagcTACATCAGGATCATCCTGTCAAGGAAATATGCTGCAGTTGTTTTGA
- the LOC111885404 gene encoding WUSCHEL-related homeobox 9 — protein sequence MTSSNRHWPSMFKSKPTYTAHQDHHGSNHVVTSAPHRSSPHTYGCDERTPEPKPRWNPKPEQIQILESIFNSGMINPPRDEIKKIRARLQEYGQVGDANVFYWFQNRKSRSKNKTRRLQKSQSRQAQPVSPTATKAATTSSSSYSDNSSSNSTEFLLHSYLGGGGGAGSHHQHHGHFFQESFFFPVQQASLSPTTASCTQDFFFPDVSTVINQEYRPRNDNGHTVLSSTSMSFTDLMMNPLYGIPNKHSKSKEDEEEDIIKTLTHSTPSPPPTASTCITAPPPPPAVPTSLVPPAPTSTIIPLTINDVEGEGGGMGKLIVFINDVPFEVAIGPFNVKEAFGSDVVLIDSSGHTVVTNDWGVTTQSLQHGAFYYLVRLHTNDHAGVRY from the exons ATGACTTCATCAAATAGGCACTGGCCTAGTATGTTCAAATCAAAGCCCACCTACACCGCTCATCAGGACCACCATGGCTCGAACCATGTTGTCACTTCTGCTCCCCACAGATCATCTCCTCACACTTATG GATGTGACGAAAGGACCCCGGAACCAAAGCCTAGATGGAATCCTAAACCCGAGCAAATTCAGATCCTTGAATCCATTTTCAACTCAGGAATGATAAACCCTCCGAGAgatgaaattaaaaaaatccGAGCTCGACTGCAAGAGTATGGCCAAGTCGGTGACGCCAACGTCTTCTACTGGTTCCAGAACAGGAAATCTAGGAGCAAAAACAAGACCCGCCGCCTCCAAAAATCACAAAGTCGCCAAGCTCAGCCTGTTTCTCCGACTGCCACCAAGGCAGCAACCACCTCTTCATCGTCCTACTCAGACAATTCCTCATCCAACTCAACTGAGTTCCTTTTGCACTCCTATTTAGGTGGTGGTGGGGGGGCTGGTTCCCACCACCAACACCATGGACATTTCTTTCAGGAATCGTTCTTTTTCCCTGTGCAACAAGCATCTCTGTCACCAACGACTGCGAGTTGCACACAAGATTTTTTCTTTCCCGATGTGAGCACGGTGATTAATCAGGAATATCGTCCAAGGAATGATAATGGCCACACGGTTTTGAGTAGCACTAGCATGTCGTTTACTGATTTGATGATGAATCCTCTATATGGAATCCCAAATAAGCATTCAAAAAGCAaggaggatgaagaagaggatATTATCAAAACGTTAACTCATAGTACACCATCGCCACCACCGACAGCTTCTACTTGCATAacagcaccaccaccaccacctgcagTTCCTACTTCACTTGTCCCTCCTGCTCCTACTTCAACTATCATTCCATTAACTATAAATGATGTTGAAG GTGAGGGAGGTGGAATGGGGAAGTTAATAGTGTTTATCAACGATGTGCCTTTTGAGGTGGCGATTGGACCCTTTAATGTGAAGGAGGcgtttgggagtgatgtggtgctCATAGACTCCTCTGGACATACTGTGGTGACAAACGATTGGGGGGTCACTACCCAGTCTCTCCAGCATGGTGCCTTTTATTACCTCGTGCGTCTACACACAAATGATCATGCTGGCGTACGTTATTGA